The following are from one region of the Melitaea cinxia chromosome 7, ilMelCinx1.1, whole genome shotgun sequence genome:
- the LOC123655175 gene encoding piggyBac transposable element-derived protein 4-like has translation MEDFYDDLDYELSQLDLTVYNQECNTLSNSDATQVFDVDLDDTVSIARTKNHHRRQILSDSEDDQIPVLPTSRNTEVWFNPLGKQPSIIPYTECPGLKPFSLRSSMSSAKPAEFYSLLVPDSIFEYIAEETNRFALQTLNKSATKSYRMQKWMPTNCHEIKRFFGILIWMGIVKLPQLSLYWSTNKCFEQKFVKSIMSRNRFELILRMLHFANNEINHNKEDRLFKVRHLLDMLNANFKCHYTPNQEMCVDESLIPFRGRVIFRQYNKNKRHKYGIKLFKLCSNPGYTVKVQVYAGKNYENVNTTPTNVVLALCDDYLNKGHTVCTDNWYTSLDLARKLLAGQTHLIGTLRKNRRGLPQTVVQTKLKTGEFSAQENDDGITIMKWKDKRDVLLLSTKHSVSFRRITKKGKEKIKPKIVVDYNHAKSAVDLSDQMSSYTTPLRKTTKWPKRLAMELLLNTAIVNSYILYKLTTKKKLSVVQFRTALVDYLVHTGVPETSASSRPRRVKHELKKRQGLASACRKYCVRCYKENCAQFGRVHARNKTKRVVTYCEDCPNEPHYCISCFNINHRYV, from the coding sequence atggaAGATTTTTATGATGATTTGGACTACGAACTATCGCAATTAGATTTAACAGTGTATAATCAAGAATGTAACACATTATCAAATAGTGATGCTACACAAGTATTTGACGTTGATCTCGATGATACAGTATCAATCGCACGGACCAAAAATCATCATCGACGCCAGATTTTATCCGACAGTGAAGATGATCAGATTCCCGTGTTACCAACCTCACGAAATACTGAAGTATGGTTCAATCCGTTGGGTAAGCAACCAAGTATTATTCCATATACTGAATGTCCTGGGCTTAAGCCATTTTCATTGCGATCCAGCATGAGTTCAGCTAAACCAGCAGAATTTTATTCATTGCTAGTACCTGACAGTATATTCGAGTACATAGCCGAAGAAACAAATCGCTTTGCTTTACAAACCTTGAACAAAAGTGCAACAAAATCATACCGAATGCAGAAATGGATGCCAACAAATTGCCATGAAATTAAACGGTTCTTTGGCATTTTAATTTGGATGGGGATAGTGAAACTACCTCAACTATCTTTGTACTGGAGCACTAACAAATGTTTTGAACAGAAATTTGTCAAGTCCATTATGAGCCGAAATCGATTTGAACTCATTTTGAGGATGTTGCACTTTgccaataatgaaataaatcacAATAAGGAGGACCGATTGTTTAAAGTTAGACACTTATTAGATATGCTAAATGCtaattttaaatgtcattatACACCTAATCAAGAAATGTGTGTTGACGAAAGTCTAATCCCATTTCGTGGCCGTGTTATTTTTAggcaatacaataaaaataagcgACACAAATATGGGATAAAACTTTTTAAGCTGTGCTCAAACCCAGGATACACTGTAAAAGTGCAAGTTTATGCTggcaaaaattatgaaaatgtcAATACTACTCCGACTAATGTTGTCCTTGCCTTGTGTGACGATTATCTAAATAAAGGACATACGGTTTGCACAGATAATTGGTATACCAGTTTGGATCTGGCACGAAAACTACTAGCGGGACAAACTCATCTCATAGGCACACTTAGAAAAAACAGACGAGGTTTACCTCAAACAGTTGTCCAAACAAAACTGAAGACAGGAGAATTCTCAGCTCAAGAAAATGACGACGGAATAACAATTATGAAATGGAAAGACAAGCGGGATGTACTGCTGCTGTCTACTAAGCACTCCGTAAGTTTCAGAAGAATAActaaaaaaggaaaagaaaaaattaaaccgAAGATTGTGGTAGATTATAATCATGCAAAATCAGCGGTTGATCTGTCAGACCAAATGTCCTCTTACACAACCCCTCTTCGGAAGACAACGAAATGGCCCAAAAGATTGGCGATGGAGTTATTATTGAATACAGCGATtgtaaattcatatattttatataaattaacaacCAAGAAGAAGCTCTCTGTCGTCCAGTTTAGAACCGCGTTGGTTGACTACCTCGTGCATACAGGAGTCCCGGAAACTAGTGCCTCCTCTAGACCTAGGCGAGTAAAGCATGAATTGAAGAAAAGGCAAGGATTGGCCTCTGCCTGTCGTAAATATTGTGTTAGGTGTTATAAAGAAAACTGTGCCCAATTTGGAAGAGTTCATGCTCGAAATAAAACCAAAAGAGTGGTAACATACTGCGAAGACTGCCCGAATGAGCCACACTATTGTATCAGCTGTTTCAATATAAACCATAGATATGTTTGA